The genome window GCCACCGACGAGCAGCACGGCATTTACATCGCTGAGTTCGAGTCCCTGGCGTTGGGCCTGTTGGACGATTTGGCCCATCGCGCCGTCGAGCTTCTCGAAGAACTGCTGTTGCTTGAGGATCTCTTCAAACTGGGCACGTTCGAGCTGTAGGTCATAGCTGTCAAAAGTTTCGTCGTTGAAATAGACTTCCTGTGCCTGGGTTTGGAGCGATAGTTGGATTTTCAACCGTTCAGCCAGTCGCAGGGTCACGGGGGAAATGGATAGTTCCTGGGTTTTGACGAAGTGATTCAGTATCCAGTTGTCTAAGTCGGCACCACCGATATTCAGTCCGGCTTTGGCTAAGACTTGTGCCACCTTGTTTTTTTGGCCCGATGTTTGGGCAAAATCCTTATCTCCCCACTTAAGAATAAAGCCGAGGGGTTTTGTGCTGGGCTGTGAGGATTGGGCGGCGGCCAATCGCACCAGCGACAGATCGAGGGTACCGCCGCCGAAGTCGATCACAAGCAGCACTTCCTGGTCTGCGAGGCCATAACCTAAGGCCGCTGCGGTGGGTTCATCCAGTAACCGCACCTGTTCGATCTGCGAGCGCTGGGCGACTTGCCCCAGCCACAAGCGATAGGACTCAAAGCTATCGACCGGGACGGTAAAGGTGAGGGATTGCGAAATTTCGGGTTCTGTGGCTTGGAACTGCTGAATTACTTGCTCTAGGTACCATTGACCCACTTGCTCGAAGCGGATTGCTTGCCCATCCAGCTCGGGTAAAAAGCCCTGTAAGTCAGCCCCAATGCCACGCTTAAAGTTGCGGAAAAACCGCGCGTCGCTGGTGACATCTAACCCACGATCGCGCACCGCTTGGCCAATGACAACTTGGCTTTGGGCCGCATCTTCGACGTAGAGCAGACTGGGAATCAGCGGCGGATTTTGCGCTTGTTTGACGGAAGCGCCTTCCAGGCTCAAGGTTTCGGGCTGATTGGTTGCACTATTCCAGCGGGTGACAACGGTGTTGCTGGTACCAAAGTCGATCGCGTATGCCATGCGTCCTATTTCTCCACCACGCGCAGTCGTCGGGTGACGATCGTTACACCGGCATCATGCCGGACGAGGATCGCGGAGATCCGCCGGTTCTCGGGGGTGCGGGGTGCGAATCCGGACTTGAAAAAGCCGCCAGCGCGGAGTCGCTTTAGGGTGATGC of Romeriopsis navalis LEGE 11480 contains these proteins:
- a CDS encoding Hsp70 family protein, which codes for MAYAIDFGTSNTVVTRWNSATNQPETLSLEGASVKQAQNPPLIPSLLYVEDAAQSQVVIGQAVRDRGLDVTSDARFFRNFKRGIGADLQGFLPELDGQAIRFEQVGQWYLEQVIQQFQATEPEISQSLTFTVPVDSFESYRLWLGQVAQRSQIEQVRLLDEPTAAALGYGLADQEVLLVIDFGGGTLDLSLVRLAAAQSSQPSTKPLGFILKWGDKDFAQTSGQKNKVAQVLAKAGLNIGGADLDNWILNHFVKTQELSISPVTLRLAERLKIQLSLQTQAQEVYFNDETFDSYDLQLERAQFEEILKQQQFFEKLDGAMGQIVQQAQRQGLELSDVNAVLLVGGTSQIPAVQTWVQTYFDTTKIRSNKPFEAIAQGALQISQNVEVKDFLYHGYGIRYWDRRIKAHNWHSIIRPGQPYPMNKPVELTLGASIEDQPQIELVIGELAGDNAQTEVYFDGDRLITRNLESSATAVKALNDSDAARGIAELDPPGSPGRDRIKVMFSVNQKRFLCITVEDLLTQRTLLSDQPVVQLS